GTGGAGAGCGAAATTCATTACGGAGGTCAGCCGCTGTATTTCTTCCTCATCACCATCGAGTAGCGGGAGGTGCTCCACGTGGGCCGAGTGAAAGTGATCACGGACAGCACGGCGGATATTCCCGCCGAATTGATTCGGGAACTGGACATCGGAGTGGTGCCCCTGAAGGTGCATATGGGGGGGACCTCTTATCTTGACGGCGTGACCATCAAAGCGGAGGAGTTTTACCGGAAGCTGCGCGAGTCCTCGGAACTTCCGACCACATCCCAGCCGTCGCCGATCGATTTTGTGGAGGCGTATCGGGAAGCGGCCAAGGAGGGAGACACGGACATTTTGTCCATCCATCTTTCTTCGGCCCTGAGCGGCACCTATCAATCGGCCCTCTTGGCCAAGTCGATGGTGGAAAACGAGTTCAAGGTGACGGTGCTGGATTCGAAAAAGGCCTCCTTTGCCATCGGTCTGATCGTTGTGGAAGTGGCCCGGGCGGCCAAGGCCGGGAAGTCGATCGATGAGTGCGTCGCCCTGGCCAACCGGATGATCGAGAAAGAGCAGGTCCTGTTTTTGGTGGACACGCTGGATTATCTGCAGAAGGGGGGAAGGATCGGCAAGGCAGCGGCCCTTGTCGGATCGCTGCTGAATATCAAGCCGATTCTCTCCCTCAGCGATCAGGGGGAAGTCTGCCCCGTCGACAAGGTGAGAGGCGGGAGCAAGGCGGAGGCCCGGGTGTTCGAATTGCTTCGCGAGAAAGTGGCGGCCGGAAGCCGGGTGATTGCCGGAGTGGTCCACGCCGAACGGAAGGCCAAGGCGGAGGAATGGGCCGACAAATTGAGAGAACTATATGAGGTGAAGGAATTGACGATCACCGATGTGGGCCCGGTGATCGGCACCCACACGGGCCCCGGCGTGGTCGGCATCATCCTTTATGCGGAATGATTCCGCAGGGCAAAGCGCAGTTGATGGCTCCCGCCGCTTTGTGACCGGGACGGGGAGTCGGTGGGGAGGGAAATGCATGAAATATCGTTCGGTGTTTGACATCATCGGCCCGGTGATGATCGGTCCTTCCAGCTCCCACACGGCGGGGGCCGCCCGGATCGGCCGGGCCGCCCGGCGATTGTTCGGGAGAAAGCCCGACCGGGTGTTGGTGACGCTGTACGGCTCCTTTGCCAAGACCTACCGGGGGCACGGCACGGACATCGCCCTGATCGGCGGGGTGCTCGATTTTGACACCTTCGACAAGCGGATCGTGAAATCCCTGGAAATCGCCCGGGAGCAGGGGATCCGGGTGGAGTTCCGGGAATCGGAGGAGGTGCCCGAGCATCCCAACACGGTTCGGCTCCGCCTGGAAGACGGGCGGGGAGCGATGGAGGTGGTCGGCGTTTCCATCGGGGGCGGCAAGATGGAAATCGTGGAGTTGAACGGTTTCGAACTGAAGATGACCGGCAACTCCCCGACCCTGCTCGTTCCGCACCAGGATCGTTACGGAGCGATTGCCGCCGTCGCCGGGGTCCTTGCCCGGCATCGGATCAACATCGGGTATATGCAGGTCTCCCGCAAGGAAAAGGGGTCTGAAGCCCTGATGATCATCGAGACGGACCAGCCGGTGGAGCAGGAGGTGCTGGATGAGATCGCCGCCCAGCCGGGGATCGAGGGGGCCACTCTGTTCGCCTGAATGTCGTGTCCGAAAGGAGACGGGTGTATGAGATTTCGAACCGTAGCTGAGCTGGTGGAGATTGCCGAGTCGGAGGGCATTCCCATCTCCGAAGTGATGATCCGCTCTGAAATGGAGGCGACGGGACAGACCCGGGAGCGGATTATTAAAAAAATGGAAGAAAGCCTGGAGGTCATGGAAAAGGCCATCCGCCGCGGCCTGGAGGAGGAGGTTCGCTCCCGCAGCGGATTGACGGGCGGAGACGCCCGCCGCATCGATCAATACCGAAGGAGCGCCAAGGTGTTGCTTTCCGGCAGCCACGTGCTGGATGCCGTCGCCAAGGCGACCGCCACCTCCGAGGTGAACGCGGCGATGGGGACGATCGTGGCCACACCGACGGCCGGTTCCTGCGGCATTCTTCCGGGGTGCGTATTCGCCGCGGCGGAAATTTTGGGAAGCGACCGGGAGCAGATGGTGCGCGCCCTGTTTGTCGGCGGAGCCATCGGATATGTGATCGCCAACAATGCGTTTATCTCCGGAGCGGCGGGGGGTTGCCAGGCGGAAGTGGGTTCCGCCACGGGAATGGCCGCTGCGGCGGTGGTGGAGATGGCCGGAGGAACGCCTTCCATGTCGGCGGAGGCGGTGGCCATCGCATTGAAAAACATGCTCGGCCTTGTGTGCGATCCCGTGGCCACGTTGGTGGAGGCTCCCTGCGTCAAGCGCAACGCGATGGGAGCGGCCATCGCCATGGTGGCGGCCGACATGGCCCTGGCCGGCGTCCGGAGCGTGATCCCCACGGATGAGGTGATCGAGGCGATGTACCGGATCGGTCGCGATATGCCGGTGTCGCTGAAGGAGACGGCCTTGGGAGGGCTGGCGGCCACCCCGACGGGTCGGGCGCTGGAGCGCAAGATCTTCGGGACGCCGACGAAGGAATGAAGTTGTCGGAAATCCCCGTCACCCAAGTGGCCGGCGTGGGGGAAAAGCGGGCGGAAGATCTGCACCGGTTGGGGATTGAAACGGTGGAGGATCTTTTGACCTATTTTCCCTTTCGGTACGATGACAACCGGTTGACCGACCTGAAAAGGGCCGGCCACGGGGAGCGGATCACCGTCCGGGGGGAGGTGTTCGGGGAGACGAGCATTCGCTGGTACGGCAGGAAAAAGTCCCGCCTCAGCGGAAAACTGATGGTCGACGGTCTCCCCATCACCGTGATCTGGTTCAACCAGCCCTTTTTGCGGGACAAGCTTTTGCCCGGCAAGACGATCATCGTCGCCGGCAAGTGGGATCGCCGCCGCTTGCAGCTCACTGCGGAACGCACCCTGCTCGATCCCCGGCGGCAGGGGTTTGAAGCGGACCGATTGGCTCCCGTCTATTCCGTCTCCGGATCGATCAAGGTGCAGTGGCTGCGGAAAGCCATTCATCAAGCCTTTGTCCAGTTTGGACGCCATATTGAAGAGCCTCTCCCGGAAGCGCTGGTCCGTCGATACCGCCTGATGGATCGGGCGAAAGCCATGTATCTCCTCCACTTTCCCCGGGGATGGGAAGAGGGGAGGCAGGCCCGGCGCCGGATGGTGTACGAGGAGCTTTTTTTGTACGAACTGAAAATCATGGCTTTAAGGCGCCGGATCCGACGGGAATCGAGAGGGATTGCGCGCAAGCTGGACCGGAAACGGATCGAAGCGTTTATCGACGCCCTTCCCTTTCCCTTGACCCGTGCCCAACGCCGTGTGGTGGATGAGATTCTGACCGACATGGCGAAGGAGGAGCAGATGTACCGCCTTTTGCAGGGGGATGTGGGATCGGGGAAAACGGTGGTGGCGGCGATTGCCTTGTATGCCAATCATCTGAGCGGCTATCAGGGCGCCCTGATGGTGCCGACGGAAATCCTGGCGGAACAGCATGCCGAAACCCTCGGAAAGCTGCTGGAGCCCCGCGGGGTGCGCGTGGTGACGCTGACGGGGCGCCTGTCCGCACGGCAGAGGCGGGAAGTTCTCAGGGATATCGGCAACGGATCCGCCCACGTGGTGGTGGGAACCCATGCCCTGATTCAGGAGGGGGTGGAGTACCACCGGCTGGGCCTGGTGATCACCGACGAACAGCACCGTTTCGGCGTGAAGCAGCGCGCCCGCCTGCGGGAAAAAGGGGAGTCTCCCGACGTGCTGTTCATGACGGCGACCCCCATTCCTCGCACGCTCGCAATCACCGCTTTCGGCGAGATGGATGTCTCCGTGATCGACGAGATGCCCAAGGGGAGACAGCCGGTGGAGACGCATTGGGTGAAACCCGATGTGTGGCCCCGGGTGATCCGGTTTATCGGCGAGCGGTGCCGGTCCGGGGAACAGGCCTATGTGATCTGCCCGCTGATTGAAGAGTCGGAAAAGATGGATCTGCAGAATGCCCAGGCCCTTTATGAAGAACTGACCAAAGCGCTGGCGCCCCTCCGGGTCGGACTGCTTCACGGCAAAATGGCGCCGGATCACAAGGATGAAGTGATGCGCCGCTTTGCGGCGGGGGATGTGCAGGTGCTGGTTTCCACCACGGTGGTGGAAGTGGGCGTCAACGTGCCCAGAGCGACCGTCATGGTAATCTATGACGCCGACCGCTTCGGGCTGGCCCAGTTGCATCAGCTTCGCGGCCGGGTCGGACGGGGCGGCGGCGAGGCGTTTTGCATTCTCGTGGCCGACCCGAAGTCGGAGACGGGCGTGGAGCGCATGCGGATCCTGACGGAAACCGTGGACGGGTTTGAGATTGCCCGAAGGGACCTGGAGCTGCGGGGCCCCGGGGAATTTTTCGGCGTGAAGCAGAGCGGAATGCCGGAATTCCGCATTGCCGATCTGTCCCGGGATGAGCGGATTTTGGAAGTGGCCCGGGCGGACGCCTGGGAGCTCGTGTCCCGCTCGGACTTTTGGGAGCGGAAGGAATGGGCGCCGCTGCATGCTTTCCTGAAAAAGGAAGGTCTGGACAACCCGAGCCTGGATTAAAGGCGTTTTTTCGGGCCGATATCCAAACCCCTTTTTCCTCCCGTGCATATTGTGCAGGGAGACAAAAACCAGTTGGGGGCTTGGGAGTGAAACCGGAAGCGAACGCCTTGTACGAAGAAGCGGCGCAGTATATCAACCGGGTGTTGGGCCGCAGAGCGGTAAGCGTCCGCCGCATCCATCGCGTGATCGAACAGGCGAAGCAGGTTCGCCGCTCCGGCGGGGCTTTCGCTCTGCTTCATTATTCGACGGAGTTGGTTCACCGTTTGTTTGCGCCGGATGAGGTTGAAAAGTTGAAGCGGTCGTCCCGGTACGGGGAACTGGCCCGCCGATTGATCGATTTGATGGTTGAGGAGCGGGTCATCACCCGGCGGGAAGCGATGATGTTGAAGCGGGCGGTCCGTTGAGGACGCCCGAAGGGCGAGGAGAGGAAGTTTGCGGCAGGGCGACGGCCCGGCGTGTTGCCTTGCCGACGAAGCCAATACGGTTCGGGAAGGGAGGGGAACGTCTCCTTTGAAAAAAAAGAGGCAAGTGGTTCGTCCGCAGGTTCCCGGCATCGACCGGCCTCCTCGGTTCCAAAGGGGACGGGAAGCCGACCGGTTTTCCCCTCCGCCTCCTTTTTTTCCGGAAAAATTCCCCGAAGGGGGTTTACCTTGGATTCCGCGGATGGATGAAGCGTCTCCCCCAGATTTTCCGCGTCAGCGGGGGGAGCCGGCGCGGGATTTCCATTTCCGGGATTTGTGGGAGTGGGAGATGGAGATTCCTCCCCCGGATGAGTGGGAAGCGCTTTTCGACAGGGATGGGGAGGAAACGGGGGAAGGGAGAAAGAGCGCCCCGGAACCGGGGGGCGGAACCGGGCGGTTTCGCCCGAAAAATCCGTTTTCGCGGAAAGCAAGGCCGGTCCAGCCGTTGGAAAGCGTGGAAAAGCTGTCTCCTTCCTTTGATGAAACGGAAGTGCTGGACAATATGTGGACCCGTTCGCTCTTGAGGGGAAAAAGAAGGAGGAGTTGAGGCCCGCCGAAGATTCGGCGGGCTTTTTTCAAAAAAAATCGGCTCCCGAATGCTTCGGGAGCCCATGGTATCCGCCCGGAGGCGGATACTGTATGGGAGAGGAGAAACCGGAGGAAGAGCTTATGGGGAAACTTAGTCTTCGCGGTGACGGCATCCTCCTGTGCCGTCGCTACTATCTTTTCCCATGAAGAGGGAATATATACATTGTCATGTTATTTTTTGTGATCAGGGTGAATCTCTGCCGTTTTTCTCCCGGGGGTCTTTTGTGGTAGGATTATTTATGTTCAATCCGCCGCGGGGGGTGGTGGGGATGCGCGTAATTGCCGGCTCGGCCCGCGGCATCCGGTTGAAAACGGTTCCCGGAAATCGCGTTCGGCCGACGCTGGACCGGGCGAAGGAAACCCTGTTTCAGGTGATCGGCCCCTATTTCGACGGAGGCTGGGTCCTGGACCTGTTTGCGGGCACGGGCTCCCTCGGCATCGAAGCCCTGAGCCGGGGGTGTGACCGGGCTGTCTTCGTCGACCGATCCCGGGCCAGCGTGCAGACCATCAGGGACAATTTGCAAAAAACCGGTTTCATCGAGCGTTCGGAGGTGCATCGGGAGGACGTCCGGAGCGCCCTACGGAAGCTGGTTCGGCGGGGGATCCGGTTTCGGCTGGTTTTTTTGGATCCTCCCTACCGGGAGAACCTGCTTGTGCCGGTGCTGAAGAAAGTCGCCGAAATTTCCCTGCTCCGGGAAAACGGCATTGTCATCGCCGAACACGACTTTCGCCTTTCCCCGCCGGATCGGGTTGCTACGCTTGTGGCCTATCGGCGGCTGACCTTCGGAGAGGCGGCCATCACGCTGTACGCTCCGGACGCGGACGAATGAAACAAAGGAGTTGGCGAACATGAGCATTGCGGTGTATCCAGGCAGTTTTGACCCGATTACATACGGACACCTGGACATTATCCGAAGGGGAAGTCGGGTCTTTGACAGGCTGATCGTGGCCGTGCTGCACAATGCCTCCAAGAAGCCCCTTTTCACCTTGGAGGAGCGGATGGAGTTGATCCGCGAGGTGACGAAGGGGATGCCCAATGTGGAGGTGGACAGTTTCGACGGACTGTTGGTGGATTATATCCGCTCCGTCAAGGCCGACGTCATCCTGAGGGGGCTTCGGGCGATTTCCGATTTCGAGTACGAACTGCAAATCGCCTCCATCAACCGGGAGATGAACAAGGAAGCGGAAACGTTGTTCATGATGACCAACAACAAATATTCTTTTCTCAGCTCCAGTATTGTCAAAGAATTTGCCAAATACGGAGCCGATGTGGGTGAATTGGTTCCCGACGTGGTGAAAAAGGCCCTGATGATCAAGTACGGTCATCTGCCGAAGGATTAACCGGCTCTGCGAAGCGCCGCCGCGGTTCGCCGGATCCATCGGATGGCGGTCGCGACGACGATCATCCCGGTGAGCAGAAGGAGCGCCCTACCGCCGATGTGCAGGAACCGTTCCAGCATGGAGGTCCATCCCGCTTCCGGAACTTGCTGCAAAAAGGCCGGGATGGCGGCGTCGGACAGGAGATATTGATGAACGGGATCCCAAATGATCAGGGTGATCAGGCCGGCGAGGACCCCGTGCAGAAGCCGGGCGAAAAAATAGGGCGTGTAGCGGATGTCGGTTTTGCTCAGGATGCTGGCCACCTGGGCGTGGACCGAAAGGCCGCTCCAGGCGGTGACCACGCCGGCGACGGCGATTTTGTAGACCATGTCCACCGTTTCCGGGGCGACGCTGGCCCTTTGGGCTCCCAGAGTGATTTCAAAGGTTCCGGTGATCAGGGCGGGTGCCAGTTCCGTCGGGATCTGCAGAAGGGAAAGCAACAGGCCGAGAAAGCCGGCGAGCAGCTCGGTGACCCCGATTTTCGTCAAGACGTCGGTGATGACGGAGAACATGATGATGTATCCTCCGACGAGGAGCAGGGTTTGGATGGAGGAAGTGACGGAGTCTCCCATCAGCTGCCCCAGGCTGCGCCCGTCCTTGAGCCGGGCCTGGTGCATGGCCCGGAACGCTCGCAGGAGAAAGAAGGATTGATCGCTGGGAACAGGCGGTGTGGAATCCCCGCGCGGATCGTGAAACCGCATCGCCAGACCGACCAGCAGGCTGGAAGTATAGTGGGCGATGGCGATCACCACGCCGAGGGAAACGTCGTGGAAAAATCCGACGGCCACGGCGCCGAACATGAACAGGGGATCCGCGGTGTTGGTGAAGGAAACCAGCCTTTCCCCCTCGGAGCGGGAGAGCAATTTCTGCTCCCGAAGGCGGGCCGTCAGTTTGGCGCCGATCGGATAGCCCGATGCCAGTCCCATCGCCATGACAAAGGCGCCCGTTCCGGGAACGCGGAAAAGGGGGCGCATGAAGGGCTCCAACAGAACTCCCATAAAGTGAACGACGCCGAAACCCATCAGGATTTCCGATGCGACAAAAAAGGGGAGCAGGGCGGGAAAGACCACGTCCCACCAGATTTTCAGCCCCTTCAGGGCCGAGTCGAAGGCCTGCTCCGGATACAAAAGAAGCGAGAGAACCAGGAAAGCCGCCACTGTTCCAAACAGGATCGTTTTCAAATGATTTCTGTGTACAGACGTCCTGGGTTGCACCTTCTTTCCTCCCGTTCTTGCAGTGTTTGATAACATGTCTACGCGACGGGCGACGGAAATAGACCGCTCGTCTATCCTGCGGGGGGAGAATGTACCTTGGGGAAAAAGGGGGGAATTTTTTGTCACGGCCAAAAGTGGGGCTCGCTTTGGGGTCGGGGGCCGCGCGCGGGTTGGCCCACATCGGGGTGTTGAAAGTGCTGGAACGGGAGGGTATTCCGGTTGACATGATCGCCGGAAGCAGCATGGGCAGCCTGATCGGGGTGGTTTATGCCAACGGGGCCGATCTGGACATGATGGAACAGCTGGCGATTCATCTGAAGCGGAACCAGTGGCTCGATTTCACCCTTCCGCGCCGCGGATTGATCACCGGCGACCGGATCCGGGAACTGGTCCGGCTTCTCACCCATGGAAAAAACCTGGAGGATCTGCGCATTCCCACATCCGTGATCGCGACGGATTTGACCAACGGCGAGCGGGTGGTCTTCACGACGGGGCCGATCGACCTGGCGGTGCGGGCGAGCGTGTCGATTCCGGGGATTTTTGAGCCGGTGGAATGGGAAGGACGGACCCTGGTGGACGGGGGCGTCATCGACCGGGTGCCGGTCTCGGTGGTCAGGGAAATGGGGGCCGACGTGGTGATTGCCGTCGATGTGATTCCACCGGCGGGCGGGCTTAAAATCCGAAATATTTTCGACGTGATTGCCCAATCCTTAGAAGTGATGGAAAGGCAAATCACCCATCCGCAACTTTTGACGGCCGACGTGGCCCTCCATCCCGATCTGTCCGACATCAGTCCGACCGCGTTCACCCGGGTGGATGTGTGCATTCGCCGGGGGGAGGAGGCCGCCCTCGCCAAACTGGATGAAATCCGCCGGGCAATCGGCGGTGACGGCCGTCCTGAAAGGTGAAATCGGGATGAACCGCAGAAGATGGGGAATTCTTGGGCTTGCCGTCCTGCTCATCGTGACGGCCGCCTGGTTTATACCTGCCCCCTATTTCGTGCTTCGCCCCGGCACGGCGGTTCCCGTCCTGCAACTCGTCGACGTGGCCGGGGGAAATTTTCGCGAGAAGGGCCGGTTTTTGCTCACCACGGTGAGCGTCAGCGAAGCAAGCGCGCTTCAATGCCTCTTTGCCTGGATGATTCCCGGAAGCAGTCTGGTGCCCAGGGAGAAGTTGCTGGAGCCCGGGGAAAGCCCGGATGCATACCGCCTGCGTCAACGGGAGTGGATGCTGCTCTCGCAACAGAACGCCATCATCGCCGCCTTCCGCCACGCGGGACGGCCGGTCGAGGAGATCCTCCTGGGCGTGAAGGTGCTTCGGACCTTGTCCGGCATGCCCGCCGAGGGCGTCTTGGCTTCCGGCGACCGGATCGTGGCCTTGGACGGCCGCCCGATCCGAACCGTTCCGCAACTGCTCCGGGCGCTGAAGGGAAGGCGGGAGGGGGAAGCGATCCGCATCACCCTGTGGCGGAAGGGGAGAAAATTGGAGAGGACGCTTTCATTGGTCCGCTTTTCCCGGGCCGAGGGAGGACAGGTGGGAATCGGCATCGTTCCGGTAACGGAGCGCCGCGTCCAAACGAAGCCGGCGGTCCGCATCCGGGCCGATCACATCGGAGGCCCCTCCGCCGGGCTGATGTTCGCCCTGGAAATTCTCAACCAGTTGACACCCGAGGATTTGACGCGGGGGTTGAAGATCGCCGGCACCGGAACCCTTTCCGCCGAAGGGGAGGTGGGCCAAATCGGCGGGGTGGAACAGAAGGTGATGGCCGCGGAACGGGAGGGTGCCGATCTCTTCTTTGTTCCCGCCGACGTCCGCCCCGGGGATTCCAACCAGTCCCGGGCGGAGGCGGTCGTGCGGAAGATCGGCAGCCGCATGAAAATCGTCCCCGTCCATTCCCTGGAGGAAGCGGTCGGCTATTTGAAACGCTTGGGGAAAGAGCGGGCGGAAGCGCCGAACATTGACACACCCGCCAACTTGGCATATAATAACCCTGTTTTGATGGCCCGGGCGGGTGCCCTGTGAGGTGTATAAGCCATGCGTCTCTATCTGCCGGAAATAGTTCGGGCAAACAAGCCCTTGGTTCGCGAGGAGACGATCGAGTTTGAGGGGATTGAGCGGGAAGTTCCTCAGCTGGTCAGGCTGGATCCCGTACGGGTCCGTGTGAAGGCCTTGGAAGAGAACGGTCTCTTTCACGTCAGCGCCGAGCAGCGGGCCCGGGCGGTTCTCACCTGTTCCCGCTGCCTGTCCCCCTTTGAGAAAACCTTGTCGGGGCAGTGGACGCAGGTGTTCACGAATCGGGCGGACCGGGCGGAAGAAGGGGAGATCTGCTTCGTCGAGGGAGATCACATCGACCTGACTCCCTATGTCCGGGAAGCGGTTCTTCTTGAGATTCCCTACGCTCCTGTCTGCCGGGAGGAGTGCAGGGGTCTTTGTCCCGAGTGCGGCGCGGATCGGAACAGGGAGACCTGTTCGTGCCGCACCGAACGGATCGACCCCCGGCTTGCCGTCTTGAAGGAGCTTCAAATCCCCGAGGATTGACGGGGCTTTTCAAACAAGGGGAGGTGATTGAGGTGGCGGTACCTTTCAGGAGAACGTCCAAAACGCGAAAGCGCAAGCGTCGCACCCATTTCAAACTGTCCGTTCCGGGGATGGTGCGCTGC
The Planifilum fulgidum genome window above contains:
- the ylbJ gene encoding sporulation integral membrane protein YlbJ, which translates into the protein MQPRTSVHRNHLKTILFGTVAAFLVLSLLLYPEQAFDSALKGLKIWWDVVFPALLPFFVASEILMGFGVVHFMGVLLEPFMRPLFRVPGTGAFVMAMGLASGYPIGAKLTARLREQKLLSRSEGERLVSFTNTADPLFMFGAVAVGFFHDVSLGVVIAIAHYTSSLLVGLAMRFHDPRGDSTPPVPSDQSFFLLRAFRAMHQARLKDGRSLGQLMGDSVTSSIQTLLLVGGYIIMFSVITDVLTKIGVTELLAGFLGLLLSLLQIPTELAPALITGTFEITLGAQRASVAPETVDMVYKIAVAGVVTAWSGLSVHAQVASILSKTDIRYTPYFFARLLHGVLAGLITLIIWDPVHQYLLSDAAIPAFLQQVPEAGWTSMLERFLHIGGRALLLLTGMIVVATAIRWIRRTAAALRRAG
- the recG gene encoding ATP-dependent DNA helicase RecG — encoded protein: MKLSEIPVTQVAGVGEKRAEDLHRLGIETVEDLLTYFPFRYDDNRLTDLKRAGHGERITVRGEVFGETSIRWYGRKKSRLSGKLMVDGLPITVIWFNQPFLRDKLLPGKTIIVAGKWDRRRLQLTAERTLLDPRRQGFEADRLAPVYSVSGSIKVQWLRKAIHQAFVQFGRHIEEPLPEALVRRYRLMDRAKAMYLLHFPRGWEEGRQARRRMVYEELFLYELKIMALRRRIRRESRGIARKLDRKRIEAFIDALPFPLTRAQRRVVDEILTDMAKEEQMYRLLQGDVGSGKTVVAAIALYANHLSGYQGALMVPTEILAEQHAETLGKLLEPRGVRVVTLTGRLSARQRREVLRDIGNGSAHVVVGTHALIQEGVEYHRLGLVITDEQHRFGVKQRARLREKGESPDVLFMTATPIPRTLAITAFGEMDVSVIDEMPKGRQPVETHWVKPDVWPRVIRFIGERCRSGEQAYVICPLIEESEKMDLQNAQALYEELTKALAPLRVGLLHGKMAPDHKDEVMRRFAAGDVQVLVSTTVVEVGVNVPRATVMVIYDADRFGLAQLHQLRGRVGRGGGEAFCILVADPKSETGVERMRILTETVDGFEIARRDLELRGPGEFFGVKQSGMPEFRIADLSRDERILEVARADAWELVSRSDFWERKEWAPLHAFLKKEGLDNPSLD
- a CDS encoding SepM family pheromone-processing serine protease, with amino-acid sequence MNRRRWGILGLAVLLIVTAAWFIPAPYFVLRPGTAVPVLQLVDVAGGNFREKGRFLLTTVSVSEASALQCLFAWMIPGSSLVPREKLLEPGESPDAYRLRQREWMLLSQQNAIIAAFRHAGRPVEEILLGVKVLRTLSGMPAEGVLASGDRIVALDGRPIRTVPQLLRALKGRREGEAIRITLWRKGRKLERTLSLVRFSRAEGGQVGIGIVPVTERRVQTKPAVRIRADHIGGPSAGLMFALEILNQLTPEDLTRGLKIAGTGTLSAEGEVGQIGGVEQKVMAAEREGADLFFVPADVRPGDSNQSRAEAVVRKIGSRMKIVPVHSLEEAVGYLKRLGKERAEAPNIDTPANLAYNNPVLMARAGAL
- the rpmF gene encoding 50S ribosomal protein L32 — encoded protein: MAVPFRRTSKTRKRKRRTHFKLSVPGMVRCPQCGEWKLAHRVCKECGYYKGEEVVEK
- the rsmD gene encoding 16S rRNA (guanine(966)-N(2))-methyltransferase RsmD → MRVIAGSARGIRLKTVPGNRVRPTLDRAKETLFQVIGPYFDGGWVLDLFAGTGSLGIEALSRGCDRAVFVDRSRASVQTIRDNLQKTGFIERSEVHREDVRSALRKLVRRGIRFRLVFLDPPYRENLLVPVLKKVAEISLLRENGIVIAEHDFRLSPPDRVATLVAYRRLTFGEAAITLYAPDADE
- a CDS encoding YceD family protein, whose protein sequence is MRLYLPEIVRANKPLVREETIEFEGIEREVPQLVRLDPVRVRVKALEENGLFHVSAEQRARAVLTCSRCLSPFEKTLSGQWTQVFTNRADRAEEGEICFVEGDHIDLTPYVREAVLLEIPYAPVCREECRGLCPECGADRNRETCSCRTERIDPRLAVLKELQIPED
- the sdaAB gene encoding L-serine ammonia-lyase, iron-sulfur-dependent subunit beta is translated as MKYRSVFDIIGPVMIGPSSSHTAGAARIGRAARRLFGRKPDRVLVTLYGSFAKTYRGHGTDIALIGGVLDFDTFDKRIVKSLEIAREQGIRVEFRESEEVPEHPNTVRLRLEDGRGAMEVVGVSIGGGKMEIVELNGFELKMTGNSPTLLVPHQDRYGAIAAVAGVLARHRINIGYMQVSRKEKGSEALMIIETDQPVEQEVLDEIAAQPGIEGATLFA
- a CDS encoding patatin-like phospholipase family protein translates to MYLGEKGGNFLSRPKVGLALGSGAARGLAHIGVLKVLEREGIPVDMIAGSSMGSLIGVVYANGADLDMMEQLAIHLKRNQWLDFTLPRRGLITGDRIRELVRLLTHGKNLEDLRIPTSVIATDLTNGERVVFTTGPIDLAVRASVSIPGIFEPVEWEGRTLVDGGVIDRVPVSVVREMGADVVIAVDVIPPAGGLKIRNIFDVIAQSLEVMERQITHPQLLTADVALHPDLSDISPTAFTRVDVCIRRGEEAALAKLDEIRRAIGGDGRPER
- the coaD gene encoding pantetheine-phosphate adenylyltransferase, producing the protein MSIAVYPGSFDPITYGHLDIIRRGSRVFDRLIVAVLHNASKKPLFTLEERMELIREVTKGMPNVEVDSFDGLLVDYIRSVKADVILRGLRAISDFEYELQIASINREMNKEAETLFMMTNNKYSFLSSSIVKEFAKYGADVGELVPDVVKKALMIKYGHLPKD
- the sdaAA gene encoding L-serine ammonia-lyase, iron-sulfur-dependent, subunit alpha, which produces MRFRTVAELVEIAESEGIPISEVMIRSEMEATGQTRERIIKKMEESLEVMEKAIRRGLEEEVRSRSGLTGGDARRIDQYRRSAKVLLSGSHVLDAVAKATATSEVNAAMGTIVATPTAGSCGILPGCVFAAAEILGSDREQMVRALFVGGAIGYVIANNAFISGAAGGCQAEVGSATGMAAAAVVEMAGGTPSMSAEAVAIALKNMLGLVCDPVATLVEAPCVKRNAMGAAIAMVAADMALAGVRSVIPTDEVIEAMYRIGRDMPVSLKETALGGLAATPTGRALERKIFGTPTKE
- a CDS encoding DegV family protein, which translates into the protein MGRVKVITDSTADIPAELIRELDIGVVPLKVHMGGTSYLDGVTIKAEEFYRKLRESSELPTTSQPSPIDFVEAYREAAKEGDTDILSIHLSSALSGTYQSALLAKSMVENEFKVTVLDSKKASFAIGLIVVEVARAAKAGKSIDECVALANRMIEKEQVLFLVDTLDYLQKGGRIGKAAALVGSLLNIKPILSLSDQGEVCPVDKVRGGSKAEARVFELLREKVAAGSRVIAGVVHAERKAKAEEWADKLRELYEVKELTITDVGPVIGTHTGPGVVGIILYAE